The Lycium barbarum isolate Lr01 chromosome 12, ASM1917538v2, whole genome shotgun sequence genome includes a region encoding these proteins:
- the LOC132623236 gene encoding probable pectate lyase 16, with protein sequence MASLALVLTLLFLSISTLEAGYYAPTPYKSYNYAPSTKKTMNVIDSCWRTKSNWAKNRKALANCAVGYGKAAIGGKSGAIYVVTNPADDPVNPKPGTLRYGVIQTKPLWIIFSKNMVITLKNELMINSFKTIDGRGAKVEIAYGPCITIQRVSHVIIHGISIHDCKPGKKGIVRDSPTHAGRRNGADGDGIVMFASSNIWIDHCYLARCADGLIDVIHASTGVTISNNYFTKHDKVMLFGHNDNNKEDKAMKVTVAFNYFGPGLIERMPRVRLGYAHVANNRYEKWLMYAIGGSANPTIFSEGNYFLASKHTEVTKREAKSGWKKWKWRSSKDKFMNGAYFIQSGYGSTNPYYTKAQSFPVADGSSVPSLTAEAGPLRCTTYKC encoded by the exons ATGGCTTCTTTAGCACTTGTACTTACTCTTCTTTTTTTGAGTATCTCAACTTTAGAAGCCGGGTACTATGCACCTACTCCTTATAAAAGTTATAATTATGCACCTAGTACTAAGAAAACTATGAATGTGATCGATTCTTGTTGGCGTACCAAGTCAAATTGGGCTAAGAACCGTAAGGCATTGGCCAATTGCGCGGTCGGCTATGGCAAAGCAGCCATCGGAGGGAAATCCGGTGCCATTTACGTCGTTACTAATCCGGCCGATGACCCCGTAAACCCTAAGCCAGGTACACTAAGATATGGTGTAATCCAAACCAAACCACTATGGATTATTTTTTCCAAGAACATGGTTATAACGCTAAAGAATGAGCTTATGATCAATAGTTTTAAGACTATAGATGGAAGGGGAGCAAAAGTGGAGATTGCATATGGACCTTGTATAACAATTCAACGTGTTAGCCATGTTATTATACATGGTATTAGCATCCATGATTGTAAGCCGGGGAAAAAAGGCATTGTAAGGGATAGTCCAACGCATGCTGGCCGCCGTAATGGCGCCGATGGAGACGGCATTGTTATGTTTGCATCCTCGAATATTTGGATCGACCATTGTTATCTTGCACGTTGCGCCGATGGACTTATTGACGTTATTCATGCTTCTACTGGTGTTACCATCTCCAACAACTACTTCACTAAGCATGATAAA GTTATGTTGTTTGGGCACAATGATAACAATAAAGAAGACAAGGCTATGAAAGTCACAGTAGCCTTCAACTACTTTGGCCCTGGTTTAATTGAAAGAATGCCAAG AGTGAGGCTAGGTTATGCTCATGTGGCCAACAATCGGTACGAAAAATGGTTAATGTATGCTATTGGTGGAAGTGCTAATCCAACCATCTTCAGTGAAGGAAACTATTTCTTGGCATCTAAACACACAGAA GTTACAAAGAGGGAAGCTAAGAGTGGTTGGAAGAAATGGAAGTGGAGGTCTTCAAAGGATAAATTCATGAATGGAGCCTATTTTATACAATCTGGTTATGGAAGTACTAACCCATATTACACAAAGGCTCAGTCATTTCCAGTAGCTGATGGATCATCGGTTCCTTCTTTAACCGCTGAGGCAGGACCTTTGCGTTGCACTACGTATAAATGTTAA
- the LOC132624411 gene encoding stigma-specific STIG1-like protein 1, whose protein sequence is MASFTMLSVASSVDKLKEEIPVKDDNEVDNMDELFDIPFNETDESPSSIRGASRFLLTHKSPLYKSKITQKRMKCNKNPRICRAKGSPGPFCCKKKCVNVFTDRQNCGFCGKNCRYNETCCKGQCVNTFFHKRHCGGCGNKCQKGSACVYGMCSYAN, encoded by the coding sequence ATGGCATCATTCACTATGCTTTCAGTAGCCTCATCGGTCGATAAATTAAAAGAAGAAATACCAGTGAAAGATGACAATGAAGTTGACAATATGGATGAATTGTTCGATATCCCCTTCAATGAAACTGATGAAAGTCCATCATCCATTCGAGGGGCTAGTCGTTTTCTTCTAACACATAAATCACCTCTTTACAAGTCGAAAATTACACAAAAAAGAATGAAATGTAACAAGAACCCTAGAATATGTCGTGCCAAAGGTAGCCCGGGGCCATTTTGCTGCAAGAAGAAGTGCGTCAACGTGTTCACGGACCGACAAAATTGTGGATTTTGTGGGAAGAATTGCAGGTACAATGAGACTTGTTGTAAAGGGCAGTGTGTTAACACTTTCTTTCACAAGAGGCATTGTGGGGGTTGCGGTAACAAGTGCCAGAAAGGAAGTGCTTGTGTCTATGGAATGTGCAGTTATGCAAATTAG